In Erigeron canadensis isolate Cc75 chromosome 6, C_canadensis_v1, whole genome shotgun sequence, the following are encoded in one genomic region:
- the LOC122603689 gene encoding protein LATERAL ROOT PRIMORDIUM 1 → MWSASSTSRQINYGLPEMGILGLRDHVYVVADHHGHHSHSNVSVANASAAATALGVGVIPLLTATPLLNNIEEDMLNTRKNSNNNNNNNYSIQFWQQHPNYLNKPMISDHGFLQGGGGGGGSTSSTSGSTLTCQDCGNQAKKDCTHRRCRTCCKSRGFDCATHVKSTWVPAARRRERQQVTTPTNNGNGATTVSSASTSGPKKPRLTSHTTTTSHTSTSNNTPPRSFDTSSSHHHQDASFKETLPGQVRAPAVFKCVRVTAVEDGEDEYAYQASATIGGHIFKGFLYDQGVQTRDHTNYPNFSELHLGSSSSGRNVGVLEQSGNVYASSSGGFLTGTTYGGANQIN, encoded by the exons ATGTGGTCTGCATCGTCCACATCCCGGCAGATCAACTACGGCCTACCCGAAATGGGAATATTAGGTCTTCGTGATCATGTGTATGTGGTGGCCGATCATCACGGCCACCACTCACACTCAAATGTGTCCGTCGCCAACGCTAGTGCGGCTGCGACAGCACTTGGCGTTGGCGTCATTCCACTTCTTACCGCAACTCCTCTTCTTAACAACATTGAAGAGGATATGTTAAACACTCGCAAAAAtagtaacaacaacaacaataataattatagcATTCAGTTTTGGCAGCAACATCCAAATTATTTGAACAAACCCATGATTTCGGATCACGGGTTTCTtcaaggtggtggtggtggtggggggtCGACGTCATCAACATCAGGATCCACATTAACATGTCAAGATTGTGGAAACCAAGCGAAAAAAGATTGTACACATAGAAGATGTAGGACTTGTTGTAAAAGTAGAGGGTTTGATTGTGCAACACATGTGAAAAGCACATGGGTACCCGCTGCTCGCCGGCGTGAAAGGCAACAAGTAACAACACCCACTAATAATGGTAATGGAGCCACCACGGTGTCATCTGCTTCTACTTCTGGTCCTAAGAAGCCTCGTCTCACTTCTCATACAACCACCACTTCTCACACTTCTACTTCAAACAACACTCCTCCTCGAAGTTTTGATACTAGTTCTAGTCATCATCATCAAG ATGCAAGTTTCAAGGAAACATTGCCGGGACAAGTACGAGCCCCGGCAGTGTTCAAATGTGTGCGAGTGACGGCGGTGGAAGACGGTGAAGACGAGTACGCATACCAAGCAAGTGCGACGATTGGCGGACATATATTCAAAGGTTTCCTATACGATCAAGGAGTTCAGACAAGAGATCATACAAACTACCCAAATTTTTCGGAATTGCATCttggtagtagtagtagtggaAGGAATGTGGGAGTCCTTGAACAATCTGGTAATGTTTATGCATCTTCATCCGGTGGATTTCTTACGGGTACAACTTATGGTGGTGCTAACCAAATAAATTGA